Proteins from a single region of Chaetodon trifascialis isolate fChaTrf1 chromosome 10, fChaTrf1.hap1, whole genome shotgun sequence:
- the LOC139337997 gene encoding dihydrofolate reductase isoform X1: MERSHDEVLKKPVRLIAAVCNDMGMGKDGKLPWSIPSEFQYFLNTVTRVSRPGKMNMMVWGKRCWHSRPETMFPLANVLHVVLSMKLNTVPEHAHFLCQDFESAVRLGAQPPLADLIETIWIVGGTQVYRDALKHPWCDLVYLTNIMAEFDCDVFFPEFDRGLFKVQERFPDVPSGIQEENGIKYKCLVFKRETGDVM, translated from the exons ATGGAAAGGAGTCATGACGAAGTGCTGAAGAAACCTGTGCGCCTCATCGCAGCAGTTTGCAATGACATGGGGATGGGGAAAGATGGAAAACTGCCCTGGAGTATACC ATCTGAATTCCAGTACTTTCTCAACACTGTCACAAGGGTGTCAAGACCAG GAAAGATGAACATGATGGTCTGGGGCAAACGGTGTTGGCACTCTCGCCCAGAAACAATGTTCCCACTGGCCAATGTTCTGCATGTGGTGCTGAGTATGAAACTGAA CACGGTTCCAGAACATGCCCACTTCTTGTGCCAAGACTTTGAGAGTGCCGTCCGCCTGGGAGCACAGCCCCCACTTGCTGATCTGATTGAGACTATCTGGATTGTTGGTGGGACGCAGGTCTACAGG GATGCGTTGAAGCACCCGTGGTGTGACTTGGTTTACCTGACGAACATCATGGCAGAGTTCGACTGTGACGTTTTCTTCCCTGAGTTTGACAGAGGACTATTTAAAGTACAAGAAAG GTTTCCTGATGTACCGAGTGGAATTCAAGAGGAGAATGGCATTAAGTACAAATGCCTAGTTTTCAAGAGAGAGACTGGTGATGTGATGTAG
- the LOC139337997 gene encoding dihydrofolate reductase isoform X2, producing MTWGWGKMENCPGVYRKMNMMVWGKRCWHSRPETMFPLANVLHVVLSMKLNTVPEHAHFLCQDFESAVRLGAQPPLADLIETIWIVGGTQVYRDALKHPWCDLVYLTNIMAEFDCDVFFPEFDRGLFKVQERFPDVPSGIQEENGIKYKCLVFKRETGDVM from the exons ATGACATGGGGATGGGGAAAGATGGAAAACTGCCCTGGAGTATACC GAAAGATGAACATGATGGTCTGGGGCAAACGGTGTTGGCACTCTCGCCCAGAAACAATGTTCCCACTGGCCAATGTTCTGCATGTGGTGCTGAGTATGAAACTGAA CACGGTTCCAGAACATGCCCACTTCTTGTGCCAAGACTTTGAGAGTGCCGTCCGCCTGGGAGCACAGCCCCCACTTGCTGATCTGATTGAGACTATCTGGATTGTTGGTGGGACGCAGGTCTACAGG GATGCGTTGAAGCACCCGTGGTGTGACTTGGTTTACCTGACGAACATCATGGCAGAGTTCGACTGTGACGTTTTCTTCCCTGAGTTTGACAGAGGACTATTTAAAGTACAAGAAAG GTTTCCTGATGTACCGAGTGGAATTCAAGAGGAGAATGGCATTAAGTACAAATGCCTAGTTTTCAAGAGAGAGACTGGTGATGTGATGTAG